Genomic DNA from Halomonas sp. BDJS001:
TATCTGTTGGTTATGCCGAAAGGCCCAGGCAAAGCATACCGTACCGACGGGTATTCCATCGTGAGGCTCAGGCCCCGCAATCCCCGTATTGGCCAGCGCTACATTGGCGTCATTATTATTTAATGCGCCCAATGCCATTTCACGCACGGTTGCTTCACTGGTTAACCCGTGGTTATCGATGGTTTTAAAACTGACGGCCAAGTAGCGGTTTTTGGCCTTGGGTGAGTAAACCGCTAATCCACAGTCTATCGATTGCCCGCTGCCCGGCACTCTGGCGAGTTCGGAAACAATTAACCCCGCAGTACAAGACTCCGCTGTGGCCATTTTAAGTTCATGCTTTTGTAAATACTCGCTAACTTTTTCAAGCAGTTCCATTGCTCATCTCCTTATCACGCCATGAACCCCAACGTTCTTTTTGGCGCCATTTAGGCACTATAGTTAAGAGCTTTGATTTGTCTAACCTCTGCGGTGAATCTTAATATTGTTTATGCTCATAGCGCGTCTTACCAGTTGCTAATAAAAAGCCCCGCTCAATATGGCGGGGCGACTAATCACTCAACAGCGTTTCTAACGTCGGAAAGCGTCAGGGTAATTGGTGAGATCAACCCCCCACATAATCGGCAGAAGGAAATACACCGCTGCCACAATCAGCAACATGGCGATGATGTTGATCCAGAAGCCGGTACGCACCATCTCGATGATTTTTAGCTTGCCAGTGGCAAAGATAATGGCGTTGGGCGGGGTGCCCACCGGCAGCATAAAGGCGCAGTTGGCGGCCATGGCCGCGGGCACCATCAGCACGAAGGGGTGGATATCCAGCGCCAGCGCCAACGACGCCAGCACCGGCAGAATCATGGTGGCCGTAGCGGTATTTGAAGTGATTTCGGTTAAGAACAGCACCATGCCGGTCGCCAGCAGAATCACCAGCAGGAAGTTGACGCCCTCCAGCACGCTCATCTGCCCGCCGATCCACTCCGCCAGGCCGGACGAACCGAAGCCTGCAGCAATCGCCAACCCTCCTCCGAATAGCAGCAGAATGCCCCAGGGGACGTCTTTTGCCACGTCCCAACCCAGCAGGCAGCCGCCTTTGTTTTTCGAGGGGATCAGAAACAGCAGGAGCGCGGCGACAATCGCGATCATGGTGTCATTGATACCGGGGATATTGATGATCTGACCTTGCCACAAAAACGAACGGGTGATCCACATAAAGGCCGCAAACAGGAAAACCGCCAGCACCGCTTTCTCTTCGAAGCTGGTGTTACCCAGCGCCGCTTTTTCCTTGTTAATCAGCTCTCGGCCACCCGGCAGGTGACTAAACTCGATGCGGAAAAATACCCGCGTCAGTAGCAGCCAAGTGCTAAACAGCAGCACCACTACCACAGGGAAAGCAAACATCAGCCAGCCGGCAAAGGAGATCTCAATGCCAAACAGCTCATTGACAATCGCGGCCAGGATGATATTGGGCGGAGTACCAATGAGCGTGCCCAATCCACCAATGGTACCGCCGTAGCCGATACCAAAAATGAGTGTTTTGCTGAATTTATCGATTTCAGCGCTGTGGTCGCCGTCACTCTTAGCCAGCTCTTGGCTCACCTGATACACGATAGCGGTACCGATGGGGAGCATCATCATCACCGAGGCGGTGTTGGAGACCCACATCGACAAAAAGCCAGTCGCGGCCATAAAACCAAACACGATGCTATTAATACTGGTGCCCAGCACGGCAATAATCGACAGCGCGATACGCTTGTGTAAATCCCACTTTTCCATCGCCAGGGCGATCATAAAGCCACCCAGGAAAAGGAAAATAATCGGATTGCCGTAAGCAGCAGTCACCGTATTACCATCCAGCGCACCGGTAATCGGTAAAAGCACAATGGGCAACAACGAGGTGGCGGGAATAGGAATGGCTTCAGTGATCCACCATACCGCCACCCACAGAGTGGTAGCGAGCACCATGCGCCCTTCAAAGCTTAAGTCCTCAGGGTGAAAGAACATCACCACAAAAGCGAACAACAGCGGGCCAAGCAGCAGGCCAACCTTCTGCGGCGTAGTGTAGGCAGGCGGCTTGGGTTGATGGGAAGGATCGCGGCGCTTGGCATTGGAAGCCGCGGCGTTGGCGGCCCCACCCGTTGGCAGCGCGCACATCAATAGGTTTTTGGCTTGGTAGTGGGAGTGCCATAGCTGATCCCATACCGTCATCAGGGCAGTTTTATGCATACTATTTGCGCCACTTACGGTCAGAGTGAAAAGAATAAGAGCCAACATCCAGGTAAATAATCCACCCGATGGGCAACGCGGAACCTCTTTTGGCGCCCTTTATTAACTGCAATAGGCAATTAGTCCAGTGCTTTACCTGTGATTACAACCAAAGTCTAACAACTTTAGTTTAGCTATGCGTAAATGCGAACAGTGGCATAAACGTATGAACCGGGTAAGTTAAAGGTACTATATAACGTCAATTTTTCCCCTACCTTGAGGAGAACCGCGTGCTTGATCGTTGGACAATGCCGCTAACACATGGCCCTCTGCAACGAATCGCGCAGCCGTTGCATCAAAAAGGCATCTCTCCCGATCAGGTGACGCTGGGCACATTTTTGATGGGCATGACGGCCTTACCGCTTTTGGCCTA
This window encodes:
- a CDS encoding CinA family protein; this encodes MELLEKVSEYLQKHELKMATAESCTAGLIVSELARVPGSGQSIDCGLAVYSPKAKNRYLAVSFKTIDNHGLTSEATVREMALGALNNNDANVALANTGIAGPEPHDGIPVGTVCFAWAFRHNQQIFLTTETRRFSGDRNQVRLAAAHYALEMVPQQHGEVLAGNAPRVDES
- a CDS encoding DASS family sodium-coupled anion symporter, with amino-acid sequence MHKTALMTVWDQLWHSHYQAKNLLMCALPTGGAANAAASNAKRRDPSHQPKPPAYTTPQKVGLLLGPLLFAFVVMFFHPEDLSFEGRMVLATTLWVAVWWITEAIPIPATSLLPIVLLPITGALDGNTVTAAYGNPIIFLFLGGFMIALAMEKWDLHKRIALSIIAVLGTSINSIVFGFMAATGFLSMWVSNTASVMMMLPIGTAIVYQVSQELAKSDGDHSAEIDKFSKTLIFGIGYGGTIGGLGTLIGTPPNIILAAIVNELFGIEISFAGWLMFAFPVVVVLLFSTWLLLTRVFFRIEFSHLPGGRELINKEKAALGNTSFEEKAVLAVFLFAAFMWITRSFLWQGQIINIPGINDTMIAIVAALLLFLIPSKNKGGCLLGWDVAKDVPWGILLLFGGGLAIAAGFGSSGLAEWIGGQMSVLEGVNFLLVILLATGMVLFLTEITSNTATATMILPVLASLALALDIHPFVLMVPAAMAANCAFMLPVGTPPNAIIFATGKLKIIEMVRTGFWINIIAMLLIVAAVYFLLPIMWGVDLTNYPDAFRR